One window of Candidatus Neomarinimicrobiota bacterium genomic DNA carries:
- the icd gene encoding isocitrate dehydrogenase (NADP(+)), translated as MIPENGAKITIENNKIKVPDNPIIPFIEGDGIGGDIWRASVRVFDAAVAKAFAGQKQIHWMEIYAGEKSHQTIGEWLPDETPKIIEEYIVAIKGPLTTPIGGGIRSLNVSLRQILDLYACVRPVKHFKGVPSPVSKPEKLDVVIFRENTEDVYAGIEWESDSEIANSIIELMREKYDKNIREHSGIGIKPISPFGTKRLVRKSIEYALSQGKKNVTLVHKGNIMKFTEGAFRDWGYELIHDEFSDKTITEEKLWEEFDGKVGDKLLIKDRIADAMFQQVLLRPEEYDIITTSNLNGDYLSDACAAQVGGLGMAPGGNMSDHIALFEATHGTAPKYTDQNKVNPSSVILSGVMMLDYMGWPEAGVLITESISRTIQQKKVTYDLERQMEGATKLSTSEFADTIIENL; from the coding sequence ATCATACCTGAAAATGGGGCAAAAATCACTATCGAAAACAATAAAATAAAAGTTCCTGATAATCCAATCATTCCATTTATAGAGGGTGACGGGATTGGCGGTGACATATGGAGAGCTTCTGTTCGAGTGTTCGATGCAGCTGTAGCAAAAGCATTTGCTGGACAAAAACAAATTCATTGGATGGAGATTTATGCCGGAGAAAAATCTCACCAAACGATTGGTGAATGGTTGCCGGACGAAACACCAAAAATAATAGAAGAATATATCGTTGCAATCAAAGGTCCATTAACCACACCTATTGGCGGAGGGATACGAAGTTTAAATGTTTCTTTAAGACAAATCCTTGATCTGTATGCATGCGTTCGCCCGGTAAAACATTTTAAAGGTGTCCCAAGTCCTGTATCCAAACCGGAAAAATTAGACGTTGTTATTTTTCGAGAGAATACAGAAGATGTATATGCAGGGATTGAATGGGAAAGTGATTCCGAAATTGCGAACAGTATCATTGAACTAATGCGGGAAAAATATGATAAAAATATTCGCGAACATTCCGGTATTGGAATCAAGCCCATTAGTCCTTTTGGCACTAAAAGATTGGTTAGAAAATCTATAGAATATGCATTGAGCCAAGGAAAGAAAAACGTTACGCTTGTTCATAAAGGAAACATTATGAAATTTACGGAAGGAGCATTTAGGGATTGGGGATATGAGCTAATACATGATGAATTCTCAGATAAAACCATTACAGAAGAGAAATTATGGGAGGAATTTGATGGTAAAGTTGGAGATAAACTACTCATCAAAGACCGGATTGCAGATGCGATGTTTCAACAGGTATTATTACGACCCGAAGAATATGATATCATCACAACATCAAATTTGAATGGTGATTATTTATCCGATGCTTGCGCTGCTCAAGTGGGAGGGCTTGGCATGGCACCGGGCGGAAATATGTCAGACCATATTGCATTGTTCGAAGCAACTCATGGTACTGCACCAAAATACACTGACCAAAATAAAGTGAATCCAAGTTCTGTGATCCTTTCGGGTGTCATGATGCTGGATTATATGGGATGGCCGGAAGCAGGGGTTTTAATTACAGAATCCATCAGTAGAACAATTCAGCAAAAGAAAGTAACCTATGATTTGGAACGACAAATGGAAGGCGCAACCAAACTTTCTACATCTGAATTTGCCGATACCATTATTGAAAATTTATAA
- the coaD gene encoding pantetheine-phosphate adenylyltransferase, with translation MNKLIIYPGTFDPIHNGHIDIATRASRLFDELIFSVAVNSDKSPLFTVEERIEMIEFSTKDLGNVRACMTDKLVADFARETNAVALIRGLRHVSDFEFEFQMAMMNCHLNPEISTILMMPAEQYIHLNSTVVKEVAKLGGDITTYVPDCVLDCLKVKFKL, from the coding sequence ATGAATAAATTAATCATTTATCCGGGTACATTTGATCCAATCCATAATGGACATATTGACATCGCAACGCGAGCGTCTCGTCTGTTTGATGAGCTCATTTTTTCTGTCGCGGTTAATTCTGATAAATCACCTTTATTTACAGTAGAAGAACGGATCGAGATGATCGAATTTTCCACAAAAGATTTGGGCAACGTTCGAGCGTGCATGACCGATAAACTTGTAGCAGATTTCGCTAGAGAAACCAATGCGGTGGCTTTAATCCGAGGATTGCGACACGTGAGTGATTTTGAATTTGAATTTCAAATGGCGATGATGAATTGCCATTTAAATCCGGAAATTTCTACGATCCTAATGATGCCGGCCGAGCAATACATTCATTTGAATTCCACTGTTGTGAAAGAGGTCGCTAAATTAGGCGGCGATATAACAACTTATGTACCTGATTGCGTTCTTGATTGCTTAAAAGTAAAATTTAAACTGTAA
- the dnaJ gene encoding molecular chaperone DnaJ, producing MKDLYDIIGVSKSASATEIKKAYRKIAMKFHPDKNPDDKEAEKNFKEAAEAYAILSDPQKRSQYDQFGHAGVGMGGAQGRGFSGTHMSMDDIFSQFGDIFGDFNPFESIFGGGRSQSRRMRKASDLRATITLDFLEILNGVEKTIKLKRKEPCETCSGSGSKVGTGPSSCRQCGGAGQVRQATQSLFGQSVVVRECPVCRGTGQMIEHPCNSCRGEAVGKKAVDIKIKVPPGVASGNYMTLSGEGNKGGQGIHPGDLILYFEEDEDPYLVRDGEDVLLEAHLSFSQAALGMTMKVPTIEGEANLKIPAGIQSGQALRMKGKGFPAVHGPRRGNQLVRIQIDTPISINKSQKSIFEELDKLNGQTNPTFRKVK from the coding sequence ATGAAAGATCTGTATGACATTATTGGGGTGAGCAAATCTGCCTCTGCGACTGAAATTAAAAAAGCCTACCGAAAAATTGCTATGAAATTTCACCCGGATAAAAATCCTGATGATAAGGAAGCGGAAAAGAATTTTAAAGAAGCAGCTGAAGCTTATGCAATTTTAAGTGATCCTCAAAAACGATCCCAATACGACCAATTTGGGCATGCCGGCGTTGGGATGGGCGGTGCGCAAGGCAGAGGTTTTTCAGGGACTCACATGTCTATGGATGATATCTTTAGCCAATTCGGAGATATTTTTGGAGATTTTAATCCATTCGAAAGTATTTTTGGCGGTGGTCGTTCGCAATCTAGGCGAATGAGAAAAGCTTCGGATTTACGTGCAACTATTACCCTTGATTTTCTTGAGATATTAAATGGTGTTGAAAAAACAATCAAACTTAAACGTAAAGAACCTTGTGAAACATGCTCTGGTTCTGGTTCAAAAGTTGGAACCGGTCCATCGTCTTGTAGGCAATGTGGTGGTGCAGGACAAGTTCGACAGGCAACTCAATCCTTGTTTGGGCAATCAGTCGTAGTACGGGAATGTCCAGTTTGCCGAGGAACCGGACAAATGATAGAGCATCCCTGTAATTCTTGTCGTGGCGAGGCTGTTGGAAAAAAAGCAGTCGATATTAAAATAAAAGTTCCACCAGGGGTTGCATCTGGGAATTATATGACTTTGTCCGGAGAAGGTAATAAGGGTGGCCAAGGAATTCATCCGGGAGATCTTATTCTTTATTTTGAAGAAGATGAAGATCCTTATTTGGTTCGAGATGGTGAGGACGTTTTGTTGGAAGCGCATTTATCGTTTTCGCAGGCTGCACTTGGCATGACTATGAAAGTACCAACCATTGAAGGTGAGGCAAATTTGAAAATTCCGGCTGGAATCCAATCTGGACAAGCTTTACGGATGAAAGGTAAGGGTTTTCCGGCGGTCCATGGACCTCGCAGAGGGAACCAATTGGTGCGCATTCAGATTGATACACCAATTTCAATTAATAAATCACAGAAATCTATATTTGAGGAATTGGATAAATTAAACGGTCAAACAAATCCAACTTTTAGGAAAGTCAAATAA
- the hrcA gene encoding heat-inducible transcription repressor HrcA, with protein sequence MIDHKTDILLDREDVILKATIEDFIRSNSPIGSSFLKEQHHYSFSSATIRSTLSSLEEKGFLTHPYVSAGRIPTDLGYRLYVDDLMEPHPHTSLGKNEFIRDVETIATNMEELMRGTAVMLAKISKLFGVVVLKGYEKSTLSDIELVQIGSDRVMVVLAMKTGLVRSIVLNLKVDIGDRDLNYVNEALRNRLVGLNLKTIVDSIKSRLRDSDVFDHEIIQILLDKSTSVFATQNDAVVFTSSYSELLHQPEFQDAQLLQEILPALESDSLANDINLMDMEEWKAIIGGENENERLKNCSLISTPFNGNHLSGRLAILGPKRMRYSELKEILNQFASGIQNVC encoded by the coding sequence ATGATAGATCATAAAACAGACATTTTACTCGATAGGGAAGATGTAATTCTAAAAGCAACTATTGAGGATTTTATCCGATCTAATTCGCCAATTGGATCGTCGTTTCTTAAAGAACAACATCATTATAGTTTTAGCTCGGCCACGATTAGATCAACCTTATCTTCTCTTGAAGAAAAAGGTTTTCTTACGCACCCATATGTATCCGCTGGAAGAATTCCTACAGATTTGGGATACCGTTTGTATGTTGATGATTTAATGGAACCACATCCTCACACATCTTTAGGAAAAAACGAATTTATTCGCGACGTTGAAACCATTGCAACTAATATGGAAGAATTAATGCGTGGAACGGCTGTCATGCTTGCTAAAATTAGCAAGTTATTTGGCGTTGTTGTTTTAAAGGGATATGAAAAAAGTACATTATCAGATATTGAACTTGTACAAATTGGGTCTGACCGAGTCATGGTTGTGCTTGCAATGAAAACTGGTCTTGTACGATCCATCGTATTAAACCTGAAAGTGGATATCGGAGATCGTGATCTCAATTACGTGAACGAAGCTCTCCGAAATCGATTGGTTGGGTTAAATCTTAAAACCATTGTTGATAGTATAAAATCTCGGCTAAGAGATTCAGATGTTTTTGATCATGAAATTATTCAAATTTTACTGGATAAATCCACCAGCGTATTTGCAACTCAGAATGATGCTGTTGTCTTCACATCCTCCTACAGTGAATTATTGCATCAGCCCGAATTTCAAGATGCCCAATTGTTACAAGAAATTCTCCCGGCATTGGAGTCGGATTCTTTAGCAAATGATATTAATCTTATGGATATGGAAGAGTGGAAAGCTATTATTGGCGGCGAAAATGAAAATGAACGATTGAAAAATTGTTCTCTGATTTCCACTCCATTTAATGGAAACCACCTCAGCGGAAGATTGGCAATCCTTGGCCCAAAGCGTATGCGGTATTCAGAATTAAAAGAAATCCTTAATCAATTTGCATCCGGAATCCAAAATGTCTGTTAA
- a CDS encoding nucleotide exchange factor GrpE — protein sequence MSVKKPSIHKSKKSKDKKQKKPAKIQSDDLILELTTQMAGMEDKHLRLKAEFDNYRKRKDRELGQLLIYEGSNVITEFISVMDDLERMQDAIDSDSNGSSDTIREGIDMIMKKIHKRFEALDVQSFTEPGETLDLELHEAMLVRNEKGKKENEILEVFEKGYRYKDKILRHAKVIVNKVE from the coding sequence ATGTCTGTTAAAAAACCATCAATTCATAAGTCCAAAAAATCAAAGGATAAAAAACAAAAAAAACCAGCTAAAATCCAAAGTGATGATTTAATTCTAGAGTTGACTACACAAATGGCCGGAATGGAAGATAAGCACCTAAGATTAAAAGCAGAATTTGATAATTACCGAAAGCGAAAAGATCGGGAATTGGGCCAATTACTGATCTATGAAGGTTCTAATGTGATAACGGAATTTATTTCTGTGATGGATGATTTAGAACGCATGCAGGATGCAATTGATAGCGATTCTAATGGATCATCCGACACAATTCGTGAAGGAATTGACATGATTATGAAAAAGATCCATAAAAGATTTGAAGCGTTAGATGTACAATCGTTTACGGAACCTGGTGAAACATTGGATTTAGAGCTACATGAAGCAATGTTGGTCCGTAATGAAAAAGGTAAAAAAGAAAATGAAATTCTTGAAGTCTTTGAAAAGGGCTATCGCTACAAAGATAAAATTTTACGTCATGCTAAAGTTATTGTAAATAAGGTAGAATGA
- the dprA gene encoding DNA-protecting protein DprA, protein MKTEFLLTILNLLHVKGLGQHRVRSLISTFPEVGSLFNLPIKTLCTAEGIDLQSARAVKKYSNFSYAEGVLKKTEKLKINILTIWDEDYPILLKRIYDPPVVLYCKGNPLQADDDCVSVVGTRKATEYGKTSTKFLTKLLCSTGMTIVSGLARGIDSVAHTTAVNYGGNTIAVLGCGVDIVYPPENKSLVKNIMKSGTVISEFPLGTKPDSGNFPRRNRIISGLSHGTLVVEAGHKSGAILTALNAIDQGREVFAVPARITDKTSVGCLRLIRNGAIPAESAERILEHIQSRLFKPRKARQEKMNLSLTNEERKMYQILSHKPLHIDAIANASGKTGTESLSILLTLELKGAAAQLSGKQFVRS, encoded by the coding sequence ATGAAGACTGAGTTTTTATTAACCATACTAAATTTGCTTCATGTGAAGGGGCTAGGTCAACATCGTGTTCGGAGCCTCATTTCTACTTTCCCGGAAGTCGGATCACTTTTTAATTTACCGATTAAAACTCTTTGTACCGCGGAAGGGATAGATTTGCAATCGGCCCGTGCCGTAAAAAAATATTCTAATTTTTCATATGCAGAAGGAGTACTAAAGAAAACTGAAAAACTAAAAATTAATATTCTCACAATTTGGGATGAAGATTACCCGATATTGCTGAAAAGGATTTACGACCCACCCGTTGTACTATATTGCAAGGGAAACCCATTACAAGCAGATGATGATTGTGTATCTGTGGTTGGGACTCGCAAGGCGACAGAGTACGGGAAGACTAGTACCAAATTCCTAACGAAATTATTATGCAGTACCGGGATGACTATTGTGAGCGGCCTTGCTAGAGGGATTGATAGTGTAGCGCATACAACTGCTGTGAATTACGGAGGAAACACGATTGCGGTTCTTGGGTGCGGTGTGGATATTGTGTACCCTCCTGAAAATAAATCATTGGTAAAAAACATCATGAAATCTGGTACAGTGATTTCTGAATTTCCTTTGGGAACCAAGCCTGATTCAGGAAATTTCCCTCGAAGAAATCGTATCATTAGCGGGCTTTCTCATGGAACTCTAGTTGTAGAAGCTGGTCATAAAAGCGGAGCCATTCTGACGGCGTTGAATGCGATTGATCAAGGTAGAGAAGTATTTGCTGTCCCGGCAAGAATTACAGACAAGACAAGTGTTGGGTGTTTACGCTTAATCCGAAATGGTGCCATCCCTGCAGAATCAGCAGAACGAATTTTAGAACATATTCAAAGTAGATTATTTAAACCACGAAAGGCTCGACAAGAAAAAATGAATCTTTCATTAACAAATGAAGAAAGAAAAATGTATCAGATATTAAGTCATAAGCCGCTTCATATAGATGCCATCGCAAATGCCTCCGGGAAAACCGGAACAGAGTCTTTATCTATTTTGTTAACACTTGAATTGAAAGGAGCGGCCGCTCAACTCAGTGGGAAACAATTTGTCCGATCTTAA
- a CDS encoding zinc ribbon domain-containing protein — MPTYDYQCTSCEHVFEIFQSMSDEPVKICPLCGEKVRRLISGGTGLIFKGSGYYLTDYVKKEKSNKTQTSKEKSTKVKKDSKPTNSEGTK, encoded by the coding sequence ATGCCAACATACGATTATCAATGTACTTCTTGCGAACATGTATTTGAAATTTTTCAATCGATGTCAGATGAGCCAGTAAAAATTTGTCCACTGTGCGGGGAAAAAGTTCGGCGCCTTATTAGCGGTGGAACCGGTTTAATTTTTAAAGGATCAGGATACTATCTCACCGATTATGTAAAAAAAGAGAAATCAAATAAAACACAAACATCAAAAGAGAAATCAACAAAAGTGAAAAAAGATTCAAAACCAACTAACAGTGAAGGGACGAAATAA
- a CDS encoding choice-of-anchor B family protein — protein sequence MALKFTPLISIILITSLAWSHPEDPKGRWHNVLGQGFSSALDMDGSTIAVGETNGGIVPGGVYVYNLNPITNVWEMDTLLLASDAIAGDGFGKSIALSGNTLMVGKYGNAEAVHVFERDPATGLWSEFQKIIISGQSGSDFGYRIALTETYAVVTARRAVAREGRAYVYEKSGYSGLWTEMATLDGSTVSASDEFGKSVSAYGDYVLIGTNYGESAFLFKKSSSGSWSEITELNPSTGSGRFGYDVALENGYALVGMVTANGGRGRVVSFSYDDSGATETDIISASDQEQSEFFGVSIVMDGDKALIGKYNGTSVYLETRSGGNWSQSASISGNDTEGSHRFGRKVALDGSRCLVGAYYDESAYVFDESGSSWSQTQKLSAESRVGSITGEEQECMDGRAGPFPCENVNLLSYLIPSDIGGGVGTETNDIWGWTDPVTEKEWALVGLSDGTSFVDITDPVNPVYTGKLPTHTVSSIWRDIKVYQDHAFIVADNAGNHGLQVFDLTELRNVTNIPETFTETAHLSTWGSAHNIFIHEATGYAYVVGANQQCPGYLIVNIQDPTNPQFVDCYADQNYVDGELHDGYTHDVQCVTYIGPDSEHVGEEICIGCNEEVLSIVNVNNKNNVTPIGVGNYNSFYTHQGWLTEDHRYFIQNDELDEYYGNTAHTRTIIWDLQDLENPVVATNYYSPSTSIDHNNYVLGDTVYQSNYTSGIRMLNISDILNPWQMGFLDTYPGDDEAKFSGTWSNYPFFASRNIPVTSIEEGLLIVAYAPSANVSTDVEITIPNGVSLEQNYPNPFNPSTVFEYILPTQSTVQITIYDLYGRMVQKLVNGERNSGRHLVYWNGEDENGFPVSTGVYFYRIKTPIYSKSRKMILLR from the coding sequence ATGGCCTTGAAATTCACACCATTAATTTCGATTATTTTAATAACATCCTTGGCATGGTCTCATCCAGAAGACCCAAAGGGACGCTGGCATAACGTACTCGGACAAGGGTTTTCTTCTGCGCTGGATATGGATGGTTCAACCATCGCGGTGGGTGAAACCAATGGCGGAATTGTTCCTGGCGGAGTATACGTGTACAATCTTAATCCGATTACCAATGTTTGGGAAATGGATACTTTACTTTTAGCGTCGGATGCGATAGCAGGAGATGGATTTGGAAAATCTATTGCTTTATCCGGCAATACGCTAATGGTTGGAAAATATGGAAATGCAGAAGCGGTGCATGTTTTTGAAAGAGATCCTGCAACAGGTTTATGGTCTGAATTCCAGAAAATCATCATCAGTGGACAGTCCGGATCCGATTTTGGCTATAGAATTGCTCTCACGGAAACCTACGCCGTGGTTACCGCTAGAAGAGCGGTTGCACGCGAGGGGCGAGCATATGTGTATGAAAAGTCTGGGTATTCAGGACTATGGACAGAAATGGCAACCTTGGATGGGAGCACTGTCTCAGCATCTGATGAGTTCGGAAAATCAGTTTCAGCTTACGGGGATTATGTTTTAATTGGCACAAATTATGGTGAATCTGCATTCCTATTCAAAAAAAGCAGTTCCGGATCATGGAGTGAAATTACAGAACTGAATCCATCAACAGGATCGGGACGCTTTGGGTACGATGTTGCGTTAGAAAACGGATACGCTTTAGTTGGTATGGTAACGGCAAATGGAGGCAGAGGACGCGTAGTATCATTCAGTTATGATGATTCAGGTGCCACTGAAACCGACATTATTTCAGCAAGTGACCAAGAACAAAGCGAATTTTTTGGTGTGTCTATCGTTATGGATGGTGACAAAGCGTTGATTGGTAAATATAATGGGACTTCTGTTTACCTTGAAACACGTTCCGGAGGAAATTGGTCACAATCCGCTTCTATTTCTGGAAACGACACAGAAGGTTCTCATAGATTCGGAAGAAAAGTAGCATTGGACGGATCTCGATGCCTTGTAGGTGCTTATTATGACGAATCAGCCTATGTTTTCGATGAAAGTGGATCATCATGGTCACAAACCCAAAAACTTTCTGCAGAAAGCAGAGTGGGGTCTATCACGGGGGAAGAGCAAGAATGTATGGATGGTCGCGCCGGACCGTTTCCGTGCGAAAATGTAAACTTACTTTCGTATTTAATTCCATCTGATATCGGCGGTGGAGTGGGTACAGAAACGAATGACATCTGGGGTTGGACAGATCCTGTAACAGAAAAAGAATGGGCACTTGTCGGATTGAGCGATGGAACTTCATTTGTTGATATAACGGATCCTGTAAATCCGGTGTACACCGGAAAACTTCCAACCCACACTGTTTCAAGCATTTGGCGTGATATTAAGGTGTATCAAGATCATGCTTTTATTGTAGCGGATAATGCTGGGAATCATGGACTTCAGGTATTTGACTTGACCGAGCTCAGAAATGTAACGAACATTCCTGAAACATTTACAGAAACAGCGCACTTATCTACATGGGGCAGTGCTCACAATATTTTCATACATGAAGCAACTGGGTATGCCTATGTGGTAGGCGCAAATCAGCAATGTCCAGGATATTTAATTGTAAATATCCAAGATCCAACTAATCCGCAATTTGTGGATTGTTATGCAGATCAAAATTATGTTGATGGTGAGCTTCATGATGGATATACGCATGATGTGCAATGTGTTACCTATATTGGACCTGATAGTGAACATGTCGGTGAAGAAATTTGTATTGGATGTAATGAAGAAGTGCTCAGCATTGTCAATGTGAATAACAAAAATAATGTAACTCCTATTGGCGTAGGGAATTACAATTCATTTTATACACACCAAGGTTGGCTCACAGAAGATCATCGTTACTTTATTCAGAACGATGAGTTGGATGAGTATTATGGCAATACGGCACACACCCGGACCATTATTTGGGATTTGCAAGATCTTGAAAATCCTGTGGTTGCAACCAATTATTATTCACCAAGTACATCTATTGATCATAACAATTATGTTTTAGGAGATACGGTGTACCAAAGCAACTACACCAGCGGAATTAGAATGTTAAATATTTCCGATATTTTGAATCCGTGGCAAATGGGTTTCCTCGATACTTATCCGGGCGATGATGAAGCAAAGTTTTCTGGAACTTGGTCCAACTATCCATTTTTTGCGAGTCGCAATATTCCAGTAACCAGTATTGAAGAAGGATTGCTTATTGTTGCATACGCTCCATCGGCGAATGTATCTACAGATGTCGAAATAACCATCCCAAATGGGGTCAGTTTGGAACAAAATTATCCAAATCCATTTAATCCTTCCACTGTTTTTGAATACATATTGCCGACGCAATCCACTGTGCAAATTACCATTTATGATTTGTATGGAAGAATGGTTCAAAAGCTTGTAAATGGTGAAAGGAATTCTGGACGGCATTTGGTTTATTGGAATGGAGAAGATGAGAATGGATTTCCGGTAAGTACAGGTGTCTATTTTTATCGAATTAAAACACCCATTTACAGCAAATCCCGAAAAATGATTTTGCTACGTTGA
- a CDS encoding methyltransferase, which translates to MKILSGQYKGIFIRTESKSTYRPTAARVRKSLFDILGPLENLTILDLFSGSGMLGFEAMSRGGRALTFVEDNASANKLLLLNAKNIGLKCTIKRSDVLKFLTNCPHYDLILADPPYGKYDLQLLVELCLKKLNYGGRLVVESSKHDAVLNGIKIKKYGDTRITFFTNE; encoded by the coding sequence TTGAAAATTCTTTCGGGACAATACAAAGGGATATTTATCCGCACAGAATCAAAATCTACTTATAGACCAACAGCAGCAAGAGTGCGGAAAAGTCTGTTTGATATTCTTGGGCCACTGGAAAATTTAACTATCCTGGATTTATTTTCAGGATCAGGTATGTTAGGATTTGAAGCGATGAGCAGAGGAGGGAGGGCTCTTACTTTTGTTGAAGACAATGCTTCTGCAAATAAACTACTTCTACTGAATGCTAAAAATATCGGTCTGAAATGTACAATCAAACGGTCTGATGTACTCAAATTTCTGACAAACTGTCCCCATTATGATTTGATTTTGGCCGATCCACCTTATGGGAAATATGATCTTCAATTATTGGTGGAGCTATGTTTGAAAAAATTGAATTATGGCGGTAGATTAGTGGTGGAATCTTCAAAACATGATGCAGTTTTGAACGGAATTAAAATTAAAAAATACGGAGACACACGAATCACCTTTTTCACCAATGAATAA
- the obgE gene encoding GTPase ObgE, whose translation MMFIDYAKILCRSGKGGNGCTSFRREKFVPKGGPDGGDGGRGGDVIFCVDSQLHTLQDMRYKKSYIAPNGEPGQSSKKYGSHGKTIRIPVPPGTVIKAENSDTIIADLIKESDSFVACRGGKGGKGNVHYKSSTRQTPRFAQDGQGGEEFTFQVELKILGDVGLVGFPNAGKSTLLSALTTAKPKIADYPFTTLVPNLGIVKYGEYKSFVMADIPGLIEGASLGKGLGIQFLKHVERTRVILVLIESFNPNPLTTFNQLKNELQQFNPDLLEKKRLILRTKMDLVSGHQLTKEWDDILDPKVDISSVTRDGLAALVNSIAKMINED comes from the coding sequence ATCATGTTTATTGATTATGCTAAAATTCTTTGCAGATCCGGGAAAGGCGGAAATGGCTGTACGTCATTCCGGAGAGAAAAGTTTGTGCCAAAAGGCGGTCCAGATGGCGGAGATGGAGGCAGAGGTGGCGATGTCATCTTTTGTGTAGACTCTCAACTTCATACTCTTCAGGATATGCGCTATAAAAAATCATATATTGCCCCGAATGGCGAACCTGGGCAATCATCAAAAAAATATGGCTCTCATGGAAAAACCATTCGAATTCCTGTCCCTCCGGGAACTGTCATTAAAGCTGAAAATTCCGATACAATCATAGCAGATTTAATTAAAGAGAGTGATTCCTTTGTGGCTTGCCGGGGTGGAAAGGGAGGAAAAGGGAATGTGCATTATAAATCTTCCACAAGACAGACTCCGCGATTTGCTCAAGATGGGCAGGGCGGGGAAGAATTCACCTTTCAAGTTGAATTGAAAATATTGGGTGATGTAGGGCTTGTCGGATTTCCGAATGCAGGGAAATCTACCTTGCTATCTGCTCTTACAACTGCAAAACCTAAAATTGCAGATTATCCATTCACAACCCTTGTGCCGAATCTTGGTATCGTGAAATATGGTGAATATAAATCATTTGTGATGGCAGATATTCCCGGATTAATTGAAGGTGCGAGTTTAGGAAAAGGGCTGGGGATTCAATTTTTAAAACATGTGGAACGGACTCGGGTGATACTCGTTTTAATTGAATCTTTTAATCCAAATCCGCTGACTACTTTCAATCAATTGAAAAATGAATTACAACAATTCAATCCAGACCTTCTGGAAAAGAAAAGGCTGATACTTCGAACCAAAATGGATTTGGTTTCCGGTCATCAATTAACAAAAGAATGGGATGATATACTTGATCCAAAGGTTGACATTTCATCCGTCACAAGAGATGGTTTGGCTGCTCTTGTTAACTCCATCGCAAAGATGATAAATGAAGACTGA
- a CDS encoding helix-hairpin-helix domain-containing protein, protein MNTIFTDQEKSVIQFLLGLFVIGLAVSSFRDYNEETISQELIVELEEFKVASKQGYVAASESSNTQMKPVAGNTQLSVNINSAGKSELMKLPKIGPVTAERIIRYRDDYGSFKIIDDLSKVKGIGSKTLDKIRAFVEIE, encoded by the coding sequence ATGAATACCATTTTTACTGATCAAGAAAAAAGTGTTATTCAATTCTTATTGGGATTATTTGTAATTGGTTTAGCCGTCAGTTCTTTTCGAGATTACAATGAAGAAACAATTTCTCAAGAGTTGATTGTTGAATTGGAAGAATTTAAAGTAGCTTCAAAACAAGGTTATGTCGCAGCATCAGAATCTTCAAATACTCAAATGAAACCGGTTGCAGGGAATACTCAACTATCTGTAAATATCAATTCGGCAGGGAAGTCTGAATTGATGAAGTTGCCAAAAATCGGCCCCGTTACTGCAGAACGCATCATACGATATCGGGATGATTATGGATCTTTTAAAATCATAGATGATTTATCAAAAGTAAAAGGGATTGGCTCTAAAACTTTGGATAAAATTCGGGCTTTTGTGGAGATAGAATGA